The Rhodopseudomonas palustris genome window below encodes:
- a CDS encoding phytoene/squalene synthase family protein has product MSKTADTGAAAFCANLVREADFDRYAATLFVPPEKRRSLLALAAFNAEIVRVRSQVSQPLPGEVRLQWWTDLLAGSAHGGAEGNPVAAELTRAIAEHGLRIEPLTRLIEAHIFDLYNDPMPDWTVLEPHLVETDGTLLALGARVLGHTGAQAEAIDHVARHAGVVVGVARIVARLPYDSARRQLYLPNDVLQRHGCDLEQVFGGQSAPALKSALADVIADARKHLDQALQELTELPASVRPAFLPLALARRDLDRLASPERDPFTPFDRSRLATLWTLWRASRSKLFRM; this is encoded by the coding sequence ATGAGCAAGACGGCCGACACCGGCGCTGCTGCGTTCTGCGCCAATTTGGTGCGCGAGGCCGACTTCGACCGCTATGCGGCGACGCTGTTCGTCCCACCCGAGAAACGCCGGTCGCTGCTGGCGCTCGCTGCCTTCAATGCCGAGATCGTGCGGGTTCGCAGTCAGGTCAGCCAGCCGCTGCCCGGCGAGGTCCGCCTGCAGTGGTGGACGGATCTGCTTGCCGGGTCGGCACATGGCGGCGCCGAGGGTAATCCGGTCGCGGCCGAGCTGACCCGGGCGATCGCCGAGCACGGGCTACGGATCGAACCGCTGACGCGGCTGATCGAGGCGCACATCTTCGATCTCTATAACGACCCGATGCCGGACTGGACGGTACTCGAGCCGCATCTGGTGGAGACCGATGGGACGCTTCTCGCGCTCGGCGCCCGCGTTCTTGGCCACACCGGCGCGCAAGCAGAAGCGATCGATCACGTGGCGCGGCACGCCGGAGTTGTGGTCGGAGTCGCGCGCATCGTGGCGCGGCTGCCTTATGATTCCGCGCGTCGTCAGCTGTATCTGCCGAACGATGTGCTGCAGCGGCACGGCTGCGACTTGGAGCAGGTGTTCGGCGGCCAATCGGCCCCCGCGCTGAAATCCGCGCTCGCCGATGTCATTGCGGACGCCCGCAAGCATCTCGATCAGGCGCTGCAGGAGCTGACCGAGCTGCCGGCTTCAGTACGCCCCGCCTTCCTGCCGCTGGCGCTTGCGCGCCGCGATCTCGACCGGCTGGCGTCCCCGGAACGCGATCCGTTCACGCCGTTCGATCGCTCGCGCCTAGCGACGTTGTGGACGCTGTGGCGAGCGAGCCGGAGCAAGCTGTTTCGTATGTAA
- a CDS encoding Mth938-like domain-containing protein: MAQRSEFPHFPRMAAVDAYGKGGFYFADMSHQGSLLFLPDAVWGWDVTKPEQIDRYSLQRVFDNANAIDTLIVGTGADVWIAPRQLREALRSVNVVLDTMQTGPAIRTYNIMIGERRRVAAALIAVP; the protein is encoded by the coding sequence GTGGCGCAGCGCTCCGAGTTTCCGCACTTTCCCCGCATGGCCGCGGTCGACGCCTACGGCAAAGGCGGGTTCTATTTCGCCGACATGTCGCATCAGGGATCGCTGCTGTTTCTGCCCGATGCGGTGTGGGGCTGGGACGTGACCAAGCCGGAGCAGATCGACCGCTACAGTCTGCAGCGCGTGTTCGATAACGCCAACGCGATCGACACGCTGATCGTCGGTACCGGCGCCGATGTCTGGATCGCGCCGCGGCAGCTGCGTGAGGCGCTGCGCAGCGTCAACGTCGTGCTCGACACAATGCAGACCGGTCCGGCGATCCGCACCTACAACATCATGATCGGCGAGCGGCGGCGGGTCGCCGCTGCGCTGATCGCGGTACCATGA
- the secF gene encoding protein translocase subunit SecF → MTHWILVGLGVLIAVLTVVSIFGWLPSLRIVPDNTHFDFTRFRRISFPISAVLSIAAITLFFTHGLNFGIDFRGGTLLEVRAHSGAADIAGMRDTLSKLNLGDVQLQQFGGPAEVLIRIAEQPGGDQAQQAAVQKVRAALGDSVDYRRVEVVGPRVSSELLAFGMLGLMVAILGILVYLWFRFEWQFALGAMIANVHDIVLTIGFMSISQVDFDLTSIAALLTILGYSLNDTVVIYDRIREMLRRYKKMPMPQLLNESINSTLSRSIITHVTVTLALLALLLFGGHAIHSFTAVMMFGVVLVGTYTSIFIAAPILIYLGVGTHRLDEPAEKPAKPEPVAPPAAEEVPARFVDPEPTAPAAKPAKAGKPKKR, encoded by the coding sequence GTGACACACTGGATTTTGGTCGGGCTGGGCGTTCTGATTGCGGTGCTGACGGTCGTCAGCATCTTCGGCTGGCTGCCGTCGCTGCGCATCGTTCCCGACAACACCCACTTCGACTTCACCCGCTTCCGCCGCATCAGCTTCCCGATCTCGGCGGTGCTGTCGATCGCCGCGATCACGCTGTTCTTCACCCACGGGCTGAATTTCGGCATCGACTTCCGCGGCGGCACGCTGCTCGAAGTCCGCGCTCATTCCGGTGCGGCCGATATCGCGGGCATGCGCGACACGCTGAGCAAGCTCAACCTCGGCGATGTGCAGCTGCAGCAGTTCGGCGGTCCGGCCGAAGTGCTGATCCGTATCGCCGAGCAGCCCGGTGGCGACCAAGCCCAGCAGGCGGCTGTGCAGAAGGTGCGCGCCGCGCTCGGCGACTCGGTCGACTATCGCCGCGTCGAAGTGGTCGGCCCGCGCGTCTCGAGCGAGCTGCTCGCGTTCGGCATGCTCGGCCTGATGGTCGCGATCCTGGGCATCCTGGTCTATCTCTGGTTCCGGTTCGAATGGCAGTTCGCACTCGGCGCAATGATCGCCAACGTGCACGATATCGTGCTGACGATCGGCTTCATGTCGATCAGTCAGGTCGACTTCGACCTGACCTCGATCGCGGCGCTGCTGACCATTCTCGGCTACTCGCTGAACGACACCGTCGTGATCTACGATCGTATCCGCGAGATGCTGCGGCGCTACAAAAAGATGCCGATGCCGCAGCTGCTCAACGAGTCGATCAACTCGACGCTGTCGCGCTCGATCATCACCCACGTCACCGTGACGCTGGCTCTGCTCGCGCTGCTGCTGTTCGGCGGCCATGCGATCCACTCGTTCACGGCGGTGATGATGTTCGGCGTGGTGCTGGTCGGCACCTACACCTCGATCTTCATCGCGGCACCGATCCTGATCTATCTCGGCGTCGGCACCCATCGGCTCGACGAGCCGGCTGAGAAGCCGGCGAAGCCCGAGCCGGTCGCGCCGCCCGCGGCTGAAGAGGTTCCGGCGCGGTTTGTCGATCCGGAGCCGACCGCACCGGCCGCCAAGCCGGCCAAGGCCGGTAAGCCGAAGAAGCGGTAA
- the secD gene encoding protein translocase subunit SecD, whose amino-acid sequence MLYISRWKALAIILTALAVCLCAVPNFFPESTVKSWPKWAQRHLVLGLDLQGGSHILLEVDANSVKKDKLDSVRDDARRVLREARIAYTGLATKGDSVEVRISKDTDVPAALAKLRELSQPLGGLLGSNGQRSLEVSDAGGGLIRLTVPQAAIADRVRQSVDQSIQIVERRVNELGTVEPLIQRQGADRILVQVPGLQDPTRLKELLGKTAKLDFRMVDSSVSGDQAMGGNVPPDSELLMSASSPKQPYVIKKQVLVSGADLTDAQPGFDQRTGEPIVSFRFNTNGARKFARATTENVGLPFAIVLDNEVISAPVIREPITGGSGQISGSFTVQGANDLAILLRAGALPAPLTIIEERTVGPGLGQDSIEKGERAAYVGSILVIVFMLLTYRLFGVFANLAVAVNVAMIFGILSLLNATLTLPGIAGIVLTVGIAVDSNVLIYERIREEIRAGRNAISAIDAGFKRALATILDSNITTFIAAAVLFYIGTGPVRGFAVTLGIGIITTVFTAFTLTRLIVATWVRWKRPHHVPI is encoded by the coding sequence ATGCTTTATATCTCACGGTGGAAGGCGCTGGCGATCATCCTGACGGCGCTGGCAGTGTGCCTTTGCGCCGTTCCCAATTTCTTCCCCGAGAGCACCGTCAAGAGCTGGCCGAAATGGGCGCAGCGACATCTGGTGCTCGGCCTCGACCTGCAGGGTGGCTCGCACATCCTGCTCGAGGTCGACGCCAATTCGGTGAAGAAGGACAAGCTCGATTCGGTTCGCGACGACGCCCGCCGGGTGCTGCGCGAAGCCCGGATCGCCTATACGGGTCTCGCGACCAAGGGTGACTCGGTCGAGGTCCGGATCAGCAAGGACACGGATGTTCCGGCCGCGCTCGCCAAGCTGCGTGAGCTGTCGCAGCCACTCGGCGGTCTGCTCGGCTCGAATGGCCAGCGTAGCCTCGAAGTCTCCGACGCTGGCGGCGGCCTGATCCGCCTGACGGTGCCGCAGGCCGCGATCGCCGACCGTGTCCGTCAGTCGGTCGATCAGTCGATTCAGATCGTCGAACGCCGCGTCAACGAACTCGGTACCGTCGAGCCGTTGATCCAGCGCCAGGGCGCCGACCGCATTCTGGTCCAGGTGCCCGGTCTGCAGGATCCGACCCGGCTGAAGGAGCTGCTCGGCAAGACCGCCAAGCTCGACTTCCGCATGGTGGACAGCTCGGTGTCGGGCGACCAGGCGATGGGTGGCAACGTCCCGCCGGATTCCGAATTGCTGATGAGCGCGTCGTCGCCGAAGCAGCCTTACGTGATCAAGAAGCAGGTGCTGGTGTCGGGCGCCGATCTTACCGACGCGCAGCCCGGCTTCGACCAGCGCACCGGCGAGCCGATCGTCTCGTTCCGCTTCAACACCAACGGCGCCCGCAAATTCGCCCGCGCCACCACCGAGAACGTCGGCCTGCCGTTCGCCATCGTGCTCGACAACGAGGTGATTTCTGCTCCGGTGATCCGCGAGCCGATCACCGGCGGCTCCGGTCAGATCTCCGGCAGCTTCACGGTGCAGGGCGCCAACGACCTGGCGATCCTGCTGCGCGCCGGCGCGCTGCCGGCGCCGCTGACCATCATCGAAGAACGCACCGTCGGTCCGGGCCTTGGCCAGGACTCGATCGAGAAGGGCGAACGCGCCGCCTATGTCGGCTCGATCCTCGTCATCGTGTTCATGCTGCTGACCTACCGGCTGTTCGGCGTGTTCGCCAACCTCGCGGTGGCGGTCAACGTCGCGATGATCTTCGGCATTCTGTCGTTGCTCAACGCCACCCTGACGCTGCCTGGCATCGCCGGCATCGTGCTCACGGTCGGCATCGCGGTCGACAGTAACGTGCTGATCTACGAGCGCATCCGCGAGGAGATTCGCGCAGGCCGAAACGCGATCTCGGCGATCGACGCCGGCTTCAAACGCGCGCTGGCGACGATTCTCGACTCCAACATCACCACCTTCATCGCCGCCGCCGTGCTGTTCTATATCGGCACCGGTCCGGTGCGCGGTTTCGCGGTGACGCTTGGTATCGGCATCATCACCACGGTGTTTACCGCCTTCACTTTGACCCGACTGATCGTCGCGACCTGGGTGCGCTGGAAGCGGCCGCACCACGTGCCGATCTGA
- the yajC gene encoding preprotein translocase subunit YajC, protein MFVTPAYAQAAAAGGDANSMIMSLLPFALIFVIMYFLILRPQQKKVKEHAEMVKNIRRGDTIITSGGLVGKVTKVIDDDTVEFELADGIRARQMRQMITGVRSKGEPVKDAPEANGKAKGKKDKDAPAKTEGDKTEPAKDDTASS, encoded by the coding sequence ATGTTCGTTACGCCCGCTTACGCCCAGGCTGCTGCCGCCGGCGGCGACGCCAACAGCATGATCATGTCGCTGCTGCCGTTCGCGCTGATCTTTGTCATCATGTATTTCCTGATCCTGCGCCCGCAGCAGAAGAAGGTCAAAGAGCACGCCGAGATGGTGAAGAACATTCGCCGCGGCGACACCATCATCACCTCGGGTGGTCTGGTCGGCAAGGTCACCAAGGTGATCGATGATGATACCGTCGAGTTCGAGCTTGCAGACGGGATTCGCGCACGCCAGATGCGCCAGATGATCACCGGCGTCCGCAGCAAGGGCGAGCCGGTCAAGGATGCTCCCGAAGCCAATGGCAAGGCCAAGGGCAAGAAGGACAAGGACGCTCCGGCCAAGACCGAGGGCGACAAGACCGAGCCGGCGAAGGACGACACTGCGTCGAGCTGA
- a CDS encoding ATP-binding protein → MAKKTKSRPAKAAPKSATRKPARAAAAKRRPSGTSPGAPLDGALLERIAKALEGISAHLAGTSAAPADAALNSADAFIWQPEGRLAPVPRVSRVDLSLLQGVDRMRDTLIENTERFATGLPANNALLWGARGMGKSSLVKAAHAHVNERPDVAGRLKLIEIHREDIESLPALMTLLRASDFRFIVFCDDLSFDGNDASYKSLKAVLEGGIEGRPDNVILYATSNRRHLLPRDMMENERSTAINPGEAVEEKVSLSDRFGLWLGFHKCSQDEFLAMVRGYCAHYDIAIDDEQLEREALEWSTTRGSRSGRVAWQFVQDLAGRLKVRLGTK, encoded by the coding sequence ATGGCCAAAAAGACAAAATCCCGCCCCGCCAAAGCCGCCCCGAAGTCCGCCACCCGCAAGCCCGCCCGTGCAGCGGCGGCAAAGCGCCGCCCATCGGGGACGTCCCCCGGCGCGCCCCTCGACGGCGCATTGCTGGAGCGGATCGCCAAGGCCTTGGAGGGCATTTCCGCCCACCTGGCGGGCACTTCCGCCGCCCCGGCCGATGCCGCGCTGAATTCGGCGGATGCGTTCATCTGGCAGCCCGAGGGGCGTCTCGCACCGGTTCCCCGGGTCAGCCGGGTCGACCTGTCGCTGCTGCAGGGCGTCGACCGGATGCGCGACACGCTGATCGAAAATACCGAGCGGTTCGCTACCGGCCTGCCCGCCAATAACGCGCTGCTGTGGGGCGCGCGCGGGATGGGCAAATCGTCGCTGGTCAAAGCCGCTCACGCGCATGTCAACGAGCGGCCCGACGTCGCCGGACGGCTGAAGCTGATCGAAATTCACCGCGAGGACATCGAGAGCCTGCCGGCGCTGATGACGCTGCTGCGCGCCTCCGACTTCCGATTCATCGTGTTCTGCGACGATCTGTCGTTCGACGGCAACGACGCCTCGTACAAATCGCTCAAGGCCGTGCTCGAAGGCGGCATCGAGGGCCGCCCCGACAACGTCATTCTGTACGCGACCTCGAACCGGCGGCATCTGCTGCCGCGCGACATGATGGAGAACGAGCGCTCGACCGCGATCAATCCAGGCGAAGCGGTCGAGGAAAAGGTGTCGCTGTCCGACCGGTTCGGCCTCTGGCTCGGCTTCCACAAATGCAGCCAGGATGAATTCCTAGCGATGGTGCGCGGCTACTGCGCGCACTACGACATCGCGATCGACGACGAGCAGCTCGAGCGCGAAGCGCTGGAATGGTCGACCACGCGCGGCTCCCGCTCCGGCCGCGTCGCCTGGCAGTTCGTGCAGGATCTCGCCGGCCGCCTCAAGGTGCGACTCGGAACCAAGTAA
- a CDS encoding outer membrane protein: MRTSIIWVSAVLAASCGAAQAGDLSRPPAVKAIPAWSWTGFYLGGHLGAGFGTAKVDNPFGPSIYGDTVRAPKALAGLQAGYNWQAPGSPWVLGVELDASAIDADGTDTCLAYSGQFVSANCRVREHMLGTLTGRLGHSFGPDGRSLMYLKGGGAVLVGNFRMTTNASDYLNQPAAELDTTRWGWTVGAGIEYALSSRWAVRAEYDYANFGRRGIDTPGGGFLQIPFDPKTLVDTAGAPTQVHQDMHLIKLGLNYYFGRGDGGFDQAPLLPVKAHAADRWSAWQFEVGARYWYSHGRYQNDLTMSTNSALQEHLVSRLTYESDGHSGEVFWRIDGPQKLFLKGFAGGGGLVAGKMNDEDWFPTYPKGATAYSNTDHNKVTGTIGYATLDVGIDLFSDTFGKLGVFAGYNFYRDRKDAFNCHQIALAFPTAFCGSSDGISISQYEDWHSLRIGANGTLAVAPNTKLVVDAAYLPYTHISALDIHYARTDEASKDSPAWGTGRGVQLEAILTYDITSRFNVGVGGRYWAMWATDVDTAGFGSPVPTQLLPIRVERYGTFVQASYKFDR, translated from the coding sequence GTGCGCACGTCCATCATCTGGGTTTCTGCCGTGCTCGCCGCATCCTGCGGCGCTGCGCAAGCTGGGGATCTGTCGCGGCCTCCGGCCGTCAAAGCCATTCCGGCCTGGAGCTGGACCGGCTTCTATCTCGGCGGCCATCTCGGCGCCGGATTTGGAACCGCGAAGGTCGACAACCCGTTTGGACCGTCGATCTACGGCGACACCGTGCGCGCCCCCAAAGCCCTGGCCGGTCTGCAGGCCGGCTACAACTGGCAGGCTCCCGGATCGCCCTGGGTGCTTGGTGTTGAACTCGATGCGTCGGCGATCGACGCCGACGGCACCGACACCTGCCTCGCTTACTCCGGTCAGTTCGTCTCAGCGAACTGCCGCGTGCGCGAACATATGCTGGGCACCCTCACCGGCCGGCTCGGCCACAGTTTCGGTCCCGACGGGCGCTCGCTGATGTACTTAAAAGGCGGCGGCGCGGTTCTGGTCGGCAACTTCCGGATGACGACCAACGCCTCCGACTATCTCAATCAGCCGGCTGCTGAGCTCGACACCACGCGGTGGGGCTGGACCGTCGGCGCCGGGATCGAGTACGCGCTGTCGTCGCGCTGGGCGGTGCGCGCCGAATACGACTACGCCAATTTCGGTCGCCGCGGCATCGACACGCCCGGCGGCGGCTTTCTGCAGATTCCGTTCGACCCAAAGACCCTGGTCGACACCGCCGGCGCCCCCACGCAGGTGCATCAGGACATGCACCTGATAAAGCTCGGGCTGAACTATTACTTCGGCCGCGGCGACGGCGGTTTCGATCAGGCGCCGCTGCTGCCGGTGAAAGCGCACGCGGCCGATCGCTGGTCGGCCTGGCAGTTCGAAGTCGGCGCCCGTTACTGGTACAGCCACGGCCGCTATCAGAACGATCTGACGATGAGCACCAACAGCGCGCTCCAGGAACATCTGGTATCGCGCCTCACCTACGAGAGCGACGGTCATTCCGGCGAAGTGTTCTGGCGGATCGACGGTCCGCAAAAGCTGTTTCTCAAGGGATTTGCCGGCGGCGGTGGGTTGGTGGCCGGCAAGATGAACGACGAAGACTGGTTCCCCACCTATCCAAAAGGCGCGACTGCGTATTCGAACACAGATCACAACAAGGTCACCGGCACGATCGGGTACGCGACGCTGGACGTGGGCATCGATCTGTTCAGCGACACGTTCGGCAAGCTCGGCGTGTTCGCCGGCTACAATTTCTACCGCGACCGCAAGGATGCGTTCAATTGCCACCAGATCGCGCTTGCTTTTCCGACAGCATTCTGCGGATCGTCGGATGGAATTTCGATCAGCCAGTACGAAGACTGGCACTCGCTGCGGATCGGCGCCAACGGCACTTTGGCTGTCGCGCCGAACACCAAGCTGGTCGTCGACGCGGCTTATCTGCCTTACACGCATATTTCCGCGCTCGACATCCATTATGCTCGCACAGACGAAGCGAGCAAAGATTCGCCCGCATGGGGCACCGGCCGCGGTGTCCAACTCGAAGCTATTCTGACTTACGACATCACCTCGAGGTTCAACGTCGGTGTCGGTGGCCGCTACTGGGCGATGTGGGCGACCGACGTCGACACCGCAGGCTTCGGCAGCCCTGTGCCGACCCAGTTGCTGCCGATCCGGGTCGAGCGCTACGGCACCTTCGTACAGGCATCCTACAAGTTCGATCGCTGA
- the mddA gene encoding methanethiol S-methyltransferase, which produces MIKRLLIPTYGLLSYAVFLVSMIYAPGFFGNTLVSKSIDVGGVSSPGQAVLINLQLIGLFAIQHSIMARQRFKQWWARHLPAPCQRSTYVLLTSLLLLLLFWQWRPIPVVVWSTSGIAAWLLVVLYWLGWGLVLASTHMIDHLDLFGLRQSFSALRGTEPLRPTFRTPILYRMVRHPLMLGFLIVFWATPEMTAGHLLFAVVITIYILIALQFEERDLIAEFGATYQQYRERVPMLLPRVLRRTARRHAAGQAGAVRDESGAAVSPPSGG; this is translated from the coding sequence ATGATCAAACGCCTCCTGATCCCGACCTACGGTCTGTTGAGCTATGCCGTGTTCCTTGTCTCGATGATCTACGCGCCCGGCTTTTTCGGCAACACGCTGGTATCGAAATCGATCGATGTCGGCGGCGTGTCCAGTCCGGGCCAGGCCGTCCTCATCAATCTTCAACTGATCGGCCTCTTCGCGATCCAGCACAGCATCATGGCGCGCCAGCGCTTCAAGCAGTGGTGGGCGAGGCATCTGCCCGCGCCGTGCCAGCGCAGCACTTACGTGCTGCTGACGAGCCTGCTGCTTCTGTTGCTGTTCTGGCAGTGGCGGCCGATTCCGGTCGTGGTCTGGAGCACCAGCGGCATCGCCGCCTGGTTGCTGGTCGTGCTGTATTGGCTGGGCTGGGGGCTGGTCTTGGCGTCGACCCACATGATCGATCACCTCGATCTGTTCGGGCTTCGCCAGAGCTTCTCAGCGCTGCGCGGCACCGAGCCTTTGCGCCCAACGTTCCGGACGCCCATCCTGTACAGGATGGTGCGGCACCCGCTGATGCTCGGTTTCTTGATCGTGTTCTGGGCGACGCCTGAGATGACGGCGGGTCATCTGCTGTTCGCGGTCGTCATCACGATCTACATCCTGATCGCGCTGCAATTCGAAGAGCGTGACCTGATCGCCGAATTCGGTGCGACCTACCAGCAGTATCGCGAGCGCGTTCCGATGCTGCTGCCTCGTGTCCTCCGCCGGACCGCACGACGGCACGCCGCTGGACAAGCCGGCGCCGTGCGCGATGAGAGCGGAGCGGCGGTTTCGCCTCCATCCGGCGGCTGA
- a CDS encoding alpha/beta fold hydrolase, translated as MTGFQLQTFGFPEIRSFDGPVRLNLRKGLALLVHLAEARAVVSRDVVATLLWPDSAIDVARARLRRLLHRIEQALGQPVFETDRTSLRWSPSVELSVDTQLFEAACERGDFAQACSYYHGDFLAGFALPDCAEFEEWAFFRREALRGRYLHALERLVQDNNAAGNHAAAAVRATRLVELDPLSEIYGRHLIRSLLLAGDRLAAERHHAALTRRLRDELGVTPETETEELMHGAAPPAALAVPATRYAEGDSIHLAYQTFGNGELDILVMPGFVSHVERVWEHPSCRAFLVSMMALGRLIIFDRRGVGLSDRVGSAPNVDVTAEDIGTVLRAAGARRVVLFGASECGPACIKFAVDHPRLVAGLILFGSLAKGCRAPDYPYALTVEQYEVWRRQLIGAWGSAAGIETFGPSLAHDAKSKAWWAGLLRAASSPGGIWAVLAALRDADVLELLPQLTVPTLVLHRRGDRAVRIAAGRDMAARIAGAEFVELDGDDHWFFAGDQRPLLDAIRAFVSGLVRPANPKWTRTRP; from the coding sequence GTGACCGGATTTCAGCTCCAAACCTTCGGGTTTCCCGAGATCCGCAGCTTCGACGGTCCTGTCAGGCTCAATCTGCGCAAGGGGCTGGCGCTGCTGGTGCATCTCGCAGAAGCGCGTGCAGTTGTGTCCCGCGACGTCGTCGCCACCCTCCTGTGGCCGGACAGCGCCATCGACGTTGCACGCGCGCGGCTGCGGCGCTTGCTGCACCGCATCGAGCAGGCGCTGGGTCAGCCGGTGTTCGAGACCGACCGCACCAGCCTGCGTTGGTCGCCCTCGGTCGAACTCAGCGTCGACACGCAGCTGTTTGAAGCCGCCTGTGAGCGTGGAGACTTCGCGCAAGCCTGCAGCTATTATCACGGCGATTTTCTCGCCGGCTTCGCATTGCCGGATTGCGCCGAGTTCGAAGAATGGGCGTTCTTCCGCCGCGAGGCGCTGCGCGGACGCTACCTGCACGCACTGGAGCGCTTGGTGCAGGACAACAACGCCGCCGGCAATCACGCAGCAGCCGCAGTTCGCGCGACGCGTCTGGTCGAATTAGATCCGCTCAGCGAGATCTACGGCCGCCATCTGATCCGCAGTCTGCTGCTGGCAGGTGACCGCCTGGCTGCGGAACGCCATCACGCCGCGCTGACCCGGCGGCTGCGCGATGAACTTGGGGTGACGCCCGAGACCGAAACCGAGGAGTTGATGCATGGGGCGGCGCCGCCCGCCGCTCTCGCCGTCCCGGCGACGCGCTATGCCGAGGGCGACAGCATCCACTTGGCGTATCAGACCTTCGGCAACGGCGAGCTCGACATCCTGGTCATGCCGGGGTTCGTGTCGCATGTCGAACGGGTTTGGGAGCATCCGTCGTGCCGGGCCTTTCTCGTTTCGATGATGGCGCTCGGACGGCTGATTATCTTCGACCGCCGCGGCGTCGGACTGTCCGACCGGGTCGGCTCCGCGCCGAATGTCGACGTCACCGCCGAGGATATCGGCACCGTGCTGCGGGCCGCAGGGGCGCGCCGCGTCGTGCTGTTTGGTGCATCCGAATGCGGGCCGGCCTGCATCAAATTCGCGGTCGATCATCCCCGCCTCGTCGCCGGCCTGATCCTGTTCGGCTCGCTTGCCAAAGGGTGCCGCGCCCCGGACTATCCATACGCCTTGACGGTGGAGCAGTACGAGGTTTGGCGCCGGCAGCTGATCGGCGCATGGGGCAGCGCAGCCGGCATCGAGACCTTCGGCCCCAGCCTGGCGCACGACGCCAAATCCAAAGCTTGGTGGGCCGGGCTGCTCCGCGCTGCTTCCAGTCCCGGTGGCATCTGGGCGGTGCTGGCGGCTTTGCGCGACGCCGATGTCCTGGAGTTGCTGCCCCAACTTACTGTGCCGACCCTGGTGCTACACCGCCGCGGCGACCGCGCCGTCCGGATCGCGGCGGGACGCGACATGGCCGCTCGGATCGCCGGTGCCGAATTCGTCGAGCTCGACGGCGACGACCACTGGTTCTTTGCAGGTGACCAACGTCCGTTGCTCGACGCCATCAGGGCGTTCGTCAGCGGCCTCGTTCGCCCCGCGAATCCGAAGTGGACGAGGACTCGTCCCTAA